A genomic stretch from Edaphobacter aggregans includes:
- a CDS encoding DUF3857 domain-containing transglutaminase family protein, with the protein MIGCTVPLRRVRKHLFVSAVLAVITSSPLLAAKPDSVPEWVRTAAAQKLPAYTPETNAAILLEDTTYSVAPDGSAIEHYRSAIKILRPQGRDEAIVYVPFDKDTKILSLHVWSVGPDGHEYEVKDKEIVEFGYPGQGNLFEDIKFKAARAPGRDPGGVVAYEYEQRVLPYLTEKTWHFQSDTPRLHQAFTLELPPGYTYGTVWAHHEQTKSIDLEHQRWRWEMNDTPAIELQHVQMRPSEMALAGRMTVHYAPPGAPAASQGSWQSIGEWYQTLSKDRLIPTPEIAAKAKELTAGKTDFYDKTEAIAEFVQKQVRYFVIEMGIGGYQPHFAGDIFRNRYGDCKDKATLLAAMLSAVDIHAALVMVDTRRGVIDPDAPSIVGNHMIAAIEIPKGYSSPKLRSVVTAKTGRQYLIFDPTWDKTAFGQLEHNLQGSYGILMEGSNSQVIKFPLLAPELNTIRRTASFQLQPDGSLKGTVTEKRFGDVSEGRRTLYTSGDAKEQSDSLDHLLEQDFTTFKVSDFKVENAEALNKDLTTTFALNADRFGKVMGPLLMVRPRVLGSEGLYTEHKTRRIPIDMKETMQAIDDYDIELPAGYAVDEIPEPVKLDMGFAAYESSTQVKDNVLHYSRTYTVREVTLPADRYSDLQKLAGVIAADEQSSAVLKKK; encoded by the coding sequence ATGATTGGCTGCACTGTTCCACTGCGAAGAGTCCGTAAGCATCTCTTCGTCTCTGCCGTCCTCGCTGTCATCACGTCGTCGCCGTTACTCGCAGCCAAGCCGGACAGTGTTCCGGAGTGGGTTCGCACAGCCGCTGCGCAAAAACTCCCAGCCTACACCCCAGAGACCAACGCGGCAATTCTTCTTGAGGACACGACCTACTCCGTAGCCCCCGACGGCAGCGCCATCGAGCACTACCGTTCCGCTATAAAGATTCTCCGGCCTCAGGGCAGGGACGAGGCCATCGTCTATGTGCCCTTCGACAAAGACACGAAGATTCTCTCCCTCCATGTGTGGAGCGTCGGTCCCGACGGACACGAATATGAGGTCAAGGATAAGGAGATCGTCGAGTTCGGCTATCCCGGCCAAGGCAATCTCTTTGAAGACATCAAATTCAAGGCAGCGCGGGCGCCCGGCCGCGATCCAGGTGGCGTCGTCGCCTACGAGTACGAACAGCGTGTCCTGCCTTACCTGACTGAGAAGACCTGGCACTTCCAAAGTGACACTCCGCGTCTCCATCAAGCCTTCACACTTGAGCTTCCTCCTGGCTATACCTACGGCACAGTATGGGCTCACCATGAGCAGACCAAGTCCATCGATCTTGAGCACCAGCGTTGGCGATGGGAGATGAATGACACTCCTGCCATCGAACTTCAGCACGTTCAGATGCGTCCTTCTGAGATGGCCCTCGCCGGCCGTATGACCGTGCACTACGCCCCGCCAGGAGCTCCTGCCGCAAGTCAGGGTTCGTGGCAAAGCATCGGCGAGTGGTATCAGACTCTCTCTAAGGATCGCCTTATCCCTACCCCTGAGATCGCCGCTAAGGCAAAAGAACTTACCGCCGGCAAGACCGATTTCTACGACAAAACCGAAGCCATCGCTGAATTCGTTCAGAAGCAGGTCCGCTACTTCGTCATCGAGATGGGCATTGGCGGCTACCAGCCTCACTTCGCCGGCGATATCTTCCGTAATCGCTACGGCGACTGCAAGGACAAGGCAACCCTGCTTGCAGCGATGCTCTCTGCCGTCGACATTCACGCTGCGCTCGTGATGGTCGACACCCGGCGCGGCGTCATCGATCCCGACGCCCCATCCATCGTGGGCAACCACATGATCGCGGCCATCGAAATCCCCAAGGGATACAGCTCGCCAAAGCTCCGCAGTGTCGTCACCGCAAAGACAGGCCGGCAATACCTCATCTTCGATCCGACATGGGACAAGACTGCCTTCGGCCAGCTGGAGCACAACCTCCAGGGAAGCTACGGCATCCTGATGGAAGGCAGCAACAGCCAGGTCATCAAGTTTCCCCTCCTCGCACCGGAACTCAATACCATCCGCCGCACCGCCAGCTTCCAACTTCAGCCCGATGGCTCCCTGAAAGGTACAGTTACAGAGAAGCGCTTCGGCGATGTCTCCGAAGGCCGCCGAACTCTCTACACCTCTGGTGATGCCAAGGAGCAAAGCGACTCTCTCGACCACCTCCTCGAGCAGGACTTCACCACCTTCAAAGTCTCCGATTTCAAGGTTGAAAACGCCGAGGCCCTTAACAAGGACCTCACCACGACCTTCGCTCTCAACGCCGACCGTTTCGGCAAAGTGATGGGACCACTGCTCATGGTGCGCCCTCGCGTCCTAGGCAGTGAGGGCCTATACACCGAACACAAAACACGCCGCATCCCCATCGACATGAAGGAGACTATGCAGGCAATCGACGACTACGACATCGAGCTGCCCGCCGGTTACGCGGTGGATGAGATTCCTGAGCCCGTCAAGCTCGACATGGGCTTCGCCGCCTACGAGAGCTCCACTCAAGTCAAGGACAACGTCCTCCACTACAGTCGCACCTATACCGTCCGCGAGGTCACTCTTCCCGCCGACCGGTATAGCGATCTCCAGAAACTGGCAGGCGTTATTGCTGCCGACGAACAAAGTAGCGCCGTCCTCAAAAAGAAGTAG
- a CDS encoding DUF3857 domain-containing protein encodes MKCTLSSRLLRTVLLASLISLAAPLARADQWTVPTKEELSMTSQPEVPGAAAVYLFREEKTEDDLHMFSIYIRLKVLTEKGKEYANVELPYSKGEGGISVNDIAGRTIHPDGTAIPFSGKPYDKLIEKTKEMRHMAKVFTLPDVEVGSIIEYRYTRRMDDHWFMAPSWYIQSDLYTRKAHYMWKPTDKQLVSSDDRGQLTSSIAWFPVLPATAEFKKTQLPGVGGNNGRYTFEVNAHDVPPAPEEEYMPPITSLSFRVLFYYSPYRTADEAWKSEGKHWSKLRDKFIGPGPGIRAAVQDLTTPTDTQDQKLRKIYAAVMKLENTDFTREHSDAEEKAQGLHEVRNTDDIWEHKRGNGDQLATLFVAMARAAGMKAYLSTVVSRDHNIFLAGYLNMSQFDDDIAIVNVDGKEQYFDPGSRYCPYQHLAWKHTMAGSLRQTDSGTALIQTPREPYTASHVQRVANLTMDQQGIVTGAIKMTYIGAPAMSWRQRSLTGDQTSLERELRVSLEHLLPQGMDVKLSSIEKLEDYEQPLSVNFYVKGPIGSSTGKRLLITGDIFETNSKPTFPHEKREVAVYFHYPQVAQDAVRINFPSTFKVESLPTGDKQQFQNSAAYTLKTESTPTSVTFRRDYTLGEIIFLPNEYFDLRTFYNKVETKDQESVVLTVAPTTTASTSPAGK; translated from the coding sequence ATGAAGTGCACGTTAAGCTCTCGCCTCCTCCGAACTGTACTCCTTGCCTCACTTATCAGCCTTGCCGCCCCGCTTGCTCGAGCCGATCAGTGGACAGTCCCCACCAAAGAAGAGCTCTCCATGACCTCGCAGCCCGAGGTTCCCGGTGCCGCTGCCGTCTATCTCTTCCGAGAAGAGAAGACTGAAGACGATCTGCACATGTTCAGCATCTACATTCGTCTCAAGGTCCTTACGGAGAAGGGTAAGGAGTACGCCAACGTTGAGCTGCCGTACTCGAAAGGCGAGGGCGGCATCAGTGTCAACGACATCGCCGGTCGAACCATTCACCCTGACGGCACCGCCATCCCATTCAGCGGCAAGCCCTACGACAAACTCATCGAAAAGACCAAGGAGATGCGCCATATGGCCAAGGTCTTTACGCTACCCGACGTCGAGGTAGGCAGCATCATCGAGTATAGATACACCCGCCGTATGGACGATCACTGGTTCATGGCTCCCAGCTGGTACATCCAATCCGACCTCTACACCCGCAAAGCTCACTATATGTGGAAGCCGACCGACAAACAGCTTGTGAGCAGTGACGATCGTGGTCAGCTTACCAGCAGCATCGCCTGGTTTCCTGTCCTGCCTGCCACTGCGGAATTCAAAAAAACACAACTACCCGGCGTGGGCGGAAATAATGGCCGGTACACTTTCGAAGTCAACGCCCACGACGTTCCTCCCGCCCCCGAGGAGGAGTACATGCCACCGATAACCAGCCTCTCCTTCCGCGTTCTCTTCTACTATTCGCCCTACCGCACCGCTGACGAAGCTTGGAAGAGCGAGGGCAAGCACTGGTCCAAGCTGCGCGATAAATTCATTGGGCCCGGCCCCGGCATCCGCGCCGCTGTTCAGGATCTAACCACTCCCACAGACACGCAGGACCAGAAGCTTCGCAAGATATACGCCGCTGTCATGAAGCTCGAGAACACCGACTTTACCCGCGAACACTCTGACGCTGAAGAAAAGGCCCAGGGTCTTCACGAGGTCCGTAACACCGACGACATATGGGAGCACAAGCGCGGCAACGGAGACCAGCTTGCCACCCTCTTCGTCGCTATGGCTCGCGCTGCTGGTATGAAGGCTTATCTCTCCACAGTCGTCAGTCGTGATCACAACATCTTTCTTGCGGGCTATCTCAACATGTCGCAATTCGACGACGACATCGCGATCGTCAACGTCGATGGCAAGGAGCAATACTTCGATCCCGGTTCGCGCTACTGCCCATATCAGCATCTCGCCTGGAAGCACACCATGGCGGGCAGTCTGCGCCAGACCGACTCAGGCACCGCTCTGATTCAGACTCCGCGTGAACCCTACACCGCATCCCACGTTCAGCGTGTTGCCAACCTGACCATGGATCAGCAGGGAATCGTTACTGGAGCCATCAAGATGACTTACATTGGGGCTCCGGCGATGAGCTGGCGGCAGCGTTCGCTTACAGGCGACCAGACCAGTCTCGAACGCGAACTGCGCGTCAGTCTGGAACATCTCCTGCCGCAGGGGATGGACGTCAAGCTATCCTCAATCGAAAAACTCGAAGACTACGAACAGCCTCTCTCCGTCAACTTCTACGTCAAAGGTCCGATCGGCTCCTCCACCGGAAAGCGTCTCCTGATCACCGGCGATATCTTCGAAACCAACTCCAAGCCAACCTTTCCTCACGAGAAGCGGGAGGTCGCCGTCTACTTCCATTACCCCCAAGTCGCGCAGGATGCCGTTCGCATCAACTTTCCCTCAACTTTCAAAGTGGAATCGCTCCCAACCGGCGATAAACAACAATTTCAGAACTCCGCTGCATACACCCTTAAAACGGAGTCCACTCCAACCAGCGTCACCTTCCGCCGGGATTACACGTTGGGCGAGATCATTTTTTTGCCGAACGAGTACTTTGACCTCCGCACCTTCTATAACAAGGTGGAGACTAAGGACCAGGAAAGTGTAGTCCTCACTGTCGCTCCCACAACTACCGCGAGCACATCACCCGCAGGCAAGTGA